CCGAGCTAGCTTAGCCAGCCCGGTATCAAACCCCGTCACCACCTTGCCCCCAATCGCCTTCTGCAGCGCCCGCGCCGCCCGATAGATGGTGTCCCCTTCAGGCATTTGCTCTCACCTCACCGCGAGCGCCCGGCAGCGGCGGCAATCCTCTCCGTACATTGAAGCCCATAGCTCCCGCCGCAAACCCCGCATCCAGCAAAAACCGCGCCATCCAATGCTCCGCCACCGTCATCCCATTCACACTCGCAATCAGCATCCCGCCGCGTCCATCCGCATCTTCCTGCTCCCGCACCCGAGACACCAGAAACTCCGCCAGACTCCGCGCCACCTGCGATCTCTGCGGCTCCTCCTCCGGCAGAAACACTTGCAGATTAGGATTCCCTCGCCGCAGATAAGTCACTAGCGCCCCATCGCAAAGAATCACCCGAGCCCCAACGCTCCGCGTCAAAAAAGATCCCACCTCCGCAGCCGCAGGCCACCGCATCAAAGCCCCATAAGGATTCGCCGGATCGGTCGCCGCCAGCTGCAACATCTCCGTCTTGTCGCCTTGGTTAGAACCCCTCAGCGACCGCAGCAGATCCACCGCAGCCGGCAGTGCAAACTGCGTCGCCCCCAGGTCCGCCGCAAAGTATCCTCGCCGAATCTTCCCACTCTCCTCCAGCGCCTTCATCACGTCGTAGATCGACGAAAACCCACCCGGCAGATTCTCCGCATGCGCCGTCTCGCGAAACACCACCCCATATCGCGTTAGCAACTGCTGCGCAATCGCGTGACTCCACTCCGTAGCCGATCTGTCCATCGCAAACGCAGCAGGATTCAACGCCCATCGCCCCTGCGCCGTAGGCGGAGTCGTCCTTCTCGAACGAAATCCAGTCTGCTGATGCACCCTTCGGGCTGGCTTCCTCGACCCACTCGCCGCCGGCCTCTCGCAGTACGCACGCAACGCCGCCAACCCATCGTTGGTCAGCATCCCTCGCCACATCAAACTCCAAAGAGCCTCGAGCGTCTCTCCCGGATATCCGCCGCCAACACCATCATGCAGATCCTGAAAGAACGAAGCCCCGCGCCCCTTCAGATACTCGACAATCGCGGTCTCCCTCTCATTCAGCGCAGCAGGGTCGTCGCTCTGAGTAGAACCAACTCCCCGCTCCTTCTGCCGTCCAATCGGCCAAAGCACCGGCAGCTTCTCCGCAAGATAAAGCCCAATCCGCCCATCTCTCTCCCCAATCGGATCGAACCCAACCCACACCACCTCTCCCGCCGCAATCAACGTATCCAGATCCGAACTCTTGTACCCCACCAATCGTGCCGGCAGAATCTCCGTCTCCAGAATCGAAGCCGGCAGCGGTGCTCCCTGCAGATTCTCAATCACGTCCAGCAGCGCATCCAGCCCTCGCCGAGGCTGCACCACACCCTGCCACCTCGTGAAGAGCCGCGCCAGCGTCCTCTGCTCCACCGGCTCGACCTCCTTTCGCAGCCGAGCCAGAGATCTCCGACGAATCGATCGCAGCACCTCGTTGTCGCACCACTCTCGATGCATCCCCCCTGGCCGAAATCCACCCTCCACCACCTTGCCGCTCTGAATCAGCCGCTGCAGCACTGCCTCCACACTCTCCATCGGCAGATCAAAACGCCCAGCAGCCTCAGGCGTCGTAAACGGACCATGCGTCCGCGCAAATCTCCTCATCAAGTCCAGCAGCGCATCCGGCATCTCCTGCAAAAACGCACCCGGCAGCCCCGGCGGCAGCGGCACGCCCAACGCATCCCGATACCGCGCCGCATCCTCCACCGCAATCAACCGCTTCTCCCCGGCGATCTGAACCTCCAGAGCCCGTCGCGCCCTCAACAGCTTCCCAACCTCTTCTGCAACCTCATCCGTTACAGATCGAGATCGCACCTCCTCCCGCGTCAGATCGCCAAGCCGCAGCAGCAGATCATGCACCCCATCCCTATTCCGCGCGCGATACCCCTCCGCAACACACTGCAGCTGCTCCTCTGTCTCCTCAATTGCATTGATATCCAACAACTCCCGAAGATCCGCATCCCCCATCAACTCCCGCAGCTGATCCTGATCAATCGAAAGCGCCTGCGCCCGTCTCTCGGCCAGCGGAGCGTCCCCGTCATAGATGTAGTTCGCCACATAACTAAACAGCAGCGCCGAAGCAAACGGCGAAGGCGTCCTCGAGTCAACCGTATGCACTCGCAGCGAGCGACTACCAATATTCCGCAGCGTCTCCATCAGAGCGGGCATATCGAACACATCCCGCAGGCACTCACGATAAGCCTCCAACACAATCGGAAACGAAGCATACTGGCTCGCCACACTCAGCAGGTCATACGCCCTCTTCCTCTGCTGCCAAAGCGGAGTCCGCCCATCCGCTCTCCTCCTCGGCAGCAGCAACGCCCGCGCCGCGCTCTCGCGAAACTTCGCCGCAAACAGAGCTGACGACCCCAACTGCCGCAGCACCAATTCAGCCGCCTCCTCCGCCTCCAGCAGAATCGGTTCAATCGCGGGAGCCTCTTCAGTCTCAGGAAAGCGCAGCACAAAGCCGTCCTCCGACCACATCGTCTCCACCTCCTGCCCGTTCCCCGCACGGAGCTTCGCCGTCACCGCCATCGCCCACGGCGCATGCACTCGACTGCCAAACGGAGTCAGCACGCAAACACGCCAATCTCCCAGTTCATCCCTAACCCGTTCAATCACGATATTGCGATCGTCAGGAACAACAACGGTAGCCAGCTCCTGGTCCGCCAGGTACCGCAGCACATTCTCCGCCGCCCCCGGCTCCAGATCATGCTCCGCCGTCAGCCGAGCCATCGCCACGCTCCGCGGAGCATCCCGCAACTCCCTTACCAGCGCCCCAATCCTTCGTCCAAACTCCAGCGGCCTTCCAGCCTGATCCCCATGCCAGAACGGCATCTTCCCAGCCTCCCCCGGTGCCGGCGTCACCAACACCCGGTCGTGCGTAATCTCGTCGATCCGCCACGTCGAAGCCCCAAGAATGAACGTATCTCCCGTCCGGCTCTCGAAGACCATCTCTTCATCCAGCTCACCCACCCGTACCGGCTTCGAGCGCTGACCCGCCAGGAACACTCCATACGTCCCGCGATCAGGAATCGTCCCGCCGTTCAGAATCGCAATTCGCTTCACCCCAGCGCGCGGCGTAATCCAGTTCCTCGTCCTGTCCCACGTAATCCTCGGACGCAGCTCAGCAAACTCATCCGACGGATACCGCCCCGCCAACATATCCAGCACTCCGTCGAAGACACTCTGGCTCAACCCCGCAAACGGAGCCGCACCCCGCACCAACCCAAACAGCGCCGCGTAACTGATTCCCGGACTCTCGTCCTCCTCCGTCTTATGCTTCGTGCGCCGCTCCGCATCCGCAACGTTCAACGGTGGATGAGCAATCACTGCCACCATCTGCTGCGCCAGCACATCCAGCGGATTACGCAGAAACCGCGTCGATTCCACATGCCCCTCATGCATCGCCCGCGTCACCGCCGCACACGCAATCAAATCCGCTCGATACTTCGGAAAGATAATCCCATGCGACGGAGCCCCCACCTGGTGCCCCGCTCTTCCAATCCGCTGCATCCCACTAGCCACAGAAGGAGGAGCTTCGATCTGAATCACCAGATCGATCGCCCCCATATCGATTCCCAACTCCAACGAGGACGTAGCCACCAGAGCCTTGATCTGTCCCGCCTTCAGCAACTCCTCAATCTCTGTCCTCTGCGTAGCCGCAAGCGAGCCATGGTGCGCCCGCGCAATCTGCTCTCCGGCAAGCTCATTCAGCGCACCAGCCAGCCGTTCCGCGACCCTTCGCGCATTCACAAAGATCAGTGTCGAGGTCCGCCCCTGAATAATCTCCAGCAGTCGCGGATGGATCGACTGCCAGATCGAAGTCCTCTTCGGCCCCTGCGAAGCCGGCCCGCTTGGCTGCTCCTCGATCTCCCCCAGCCGCGCCATATCCTCGACCGGCACCTCAACCTTCAGCTCTAGCAACTTTCTAGCCCCGGCATTCACCACCGTCACGGGCCGATACAGCGGAGCATTCGCGCCAACATCCGGCCTCACCCCATCCTCGCTGGCCGTACTCATCAGCACGCCGCTGGCCTCGAGCGCCGACTCTCCCACAACCCGCTGACTTGCTGACTCGCCGACCTGCTGACCTGCTGTATCCGCACCACCAAGAAAACGCGCTACCTCCTCAAGCGGCCTCTGCGTCGCAGACAGCCCAATCCGCTGCAGCCTCCTGCCAGTCAACGCCTCCAACCGCTCCAGCGACAGCGCCATATGCGCCCCGCGCTTGCTCGGCACCAGCGCATGAATCTCATCCACAATCACGGTCTCCACCGACCGCAGCGACTCCCCCGCCTCCGACGTCAGCAACAG
The Edaphobacter lichenicola genome window above contains:
- a CDS encoding Lhr family helicase — encoded protein: MPPKTSKPKKKIIPEKTEPLLPGNLGGEDALALFHPITARWFRAVFDAPTAPQVEGWPAIARGESTLILAPTGTGKTLTAFLWCLDRLMMRTAPEAERGCRVVYLSPLKALASDVERNLRSPLVGIANMAKREGVAVRMPEISVRTGDTSQKERARFRRHPGDILITTPESLYLLLTSEAGESLRSVETVIVDEIHALVPSKRGAHMALSLERLEALTGRRLQRIGLSATQRPLEEVARFLGGADTAGQQVGESASQRVVGESALEASGVLMSTASEDGVRPDVGANAPLYRPVTVVNAGARKLLELKVEVPVEDMARLGEIEEQPSGPASQGPKRTSIWQSIHPRLLEIIQGRTSTLIFVNARRVAERLAGALNELAGEQIARAHHGSLAATQRTEIEELLKAGQIKALVATSSLELGIDMGAIDLVIQIEAPPSVASGMQRIGRAGHQVGAPSHGIIFPKYRADLIACAAVTRAMHEGHVESTRFLRNPLDVLAQQMVAVIAHPPLNVADAERRTKHKTEEDESPGISYAALFGLVRGAAPFAGLSQSVFDGVLDMLAGRYPSDEFAELRPRITWDRTRNWITPRAGVKRIAILNGGTIPDRGTYGVFLAGQRSKPVRVGELDEEMVFESRTGDTFILGASTWRIDEITHDRVLVTPAPGEAGKMPFWHGDQAGRPLEFGRRIGALVRELRDAPRSVAMARLTAEHDLEPGAAENVLRYLADQELATVVVPDDRNIVIERVRDELGDWRVCVLTPFGSRVHAPWAMAVTAKLRAGNGQEVETMWSEDGFVLRFPETEEAPAIEPILLEAEEAAELVLRQLGSSALFAAKFRESAARALLLPRRRADGRTPLWQQRKRAYDLLSVASQYASFPIVLEAYRECLRDVFDMPALMETLRNIGSRSLRVHTVDSRTPSPFASALLFSYVANYIYDGDAPLAERRAQALSIDQDQLRELMGDADLRELLDINAIEETEEQLQCVAEGYRARNRDGVHDLLLRLGDLTREEVRSRSVTDEVAEEVGKLLRARRALEVQIAGEKRLIAVEDAARYRDALGVPLPPGLPGAFLQEMPDALLDLMRRFARTHGPFTTPEAAGRFDLPMESVEAVLQRLIQSGKVVEGGFRPGGMHREWCDNEVLRSIRRRSLARLRKEVEPVEQRTLARLFTRWQGVVQPRRGLDALLDVIENLQGAPLPASILETEILPARLVGYKSSDLDTLIAAGEVVWVGFDPIGERDGRIGLYLAEKLPVLWPIGRQKERGVGSTQSDDPAALNERETAIVEYLKGRGASFFQDLHDGVGGGYPGETLEALWSLMWRGMLTNDGLAALRAYCERPAASGSRKPARRVHQQTGFRSRRTTPPTAQGRWALNPAAFAMDRSATEWSHAIAQQLLTRYGVVFRETAHAENLPGGFSSIYDVMKALEESGKIRRGYFAADLGATQFALPAAVDLLRSLRGSNQGDKTEMLQLAATDPANPYGALMRWPAAAEVGSFLTRSVGARVILCDGALVTYLRRGNPNLQVFLPEEEPQRSQVARSLAEFLVSRVREQEDADGRGGMLIASVNGMTVAEHWMARFLLDAGFAAGAMGFNVRRGLPPLPGARGEVRANA